ACACAATAACTTCATGAACACTTCTAATATAATCGCCCTTAGTACCTATGGTCTCGATGTCTTGAAACTGTAACGGCGTAGAAACGTGCTACTCGTTCCAGCAAGACTACCCCCTAACAATGCAGGGAGCGTTCTGAAGTAGGCTCAGTGAAAGGTTTTCAGTCACAATTCCTGGGATGCTATGCGATTGCTTAAGCTTAGCTTTGTCCCCTAGCCCAACAATCAGCAGTAACGATTAGTTGAGACGACATCCGTCTATATTCCGTATATTTACAGATGTGGTTCTCAAGAGCGATCGCTGCCTCCTCCCAAGAAATACGGCTACCCCATAGATATCGATACGTTTATTATTCCCAGCCCAGGCGGAATCTACACAAAATCGACCACCCAACTGCCCAAGGAACTGAACAGGTTCCATCCCTATAGATGCAATGCCGTGCCGCTTCAGGAGCGATCATGATCTCGGGGCGATCTCATACCACATCAAAATCGTGCGACAGAATATCAACCCATCAAAGTCCCTTCTCCTCGCTGGGAGAAGGATTTAGGAAGAAGGCAACATGTAGCAGGCAGTCTGAAAATTGATATCAGATCATGGATTAGACATGAAAAAGAACCCCCCGGCCAGCGGGAGGTTCTTCAGGCTAATTTAAGCTAGCAGCGGTTATCCAAATCGACTTGCAGTGGATGCAATCAAGAAGGCCGCATAGGTGAGGACATAGCCAACCGTGAAGTGAGCCAGACCTACCAAACGAGCTTGAACGATCGAGAGAGCAACGGGCTTGTCCTTCCAGCGAACTAGGTTAGCTAGAGGCGTGCGCTCGTGGGCCCACACAATGGTTTCGATCAGCTCTTGCCAGTAACCCCGCCAAGAGATCAGGAACATGAAGCCGGTTGCCCAAACCAGGTGTCCAAAGAGGAACATCCAAGCCCAGACCGACAGGTTATTCATGCCGTAGGGGTTGTAGCCGTTGATCAACTGGGAGGAGTTGAGCCACAGGTAGTCCCGCAGCCAGCCCATGATGGTGACAGAGGTATCGTTGAACTGAGCCACGTTACCTTGCCATACCGCCAAGTGTTTCCAGTGCCAGTAGAAAGTGACCCAGCCGATGGTGTTCAGCATCCAGAACATAGCGAGGTAGAAGGAATCCCATGCAGAGATATCGCAGGTACCGCCCCGTCCAGGACCGTCACAGGGGAAGCTGTAGCCAAAGTCTTTCTTGTCGGGCATCAGCTTGGAACCACGGGCATCCAACGCACCCTTGACCAAGATCAAGGTGGTGGTGTGCAGACCGAGAGCGATCGCGTGGTGAACCAAGAAGTCGCCAGGGCCAATGGTCAAGAACAAGGAGTTCGCGCCACTGTTGATGGCATCAAGCCAGCCACCCAGCCAGACGTTGCCGTAGTTCGGCCAAGCCGTGGTAGCAATGCTATCGGGGTTAGACAGCAGGGTATCAAACCCGTACAGTGCCTTACCGTGAGCGCCTTGAATCCACTGTGCGAACACAGGTTCAATCAAGATTTGCTTCTCGGGCGTGCCAAAGGCTTGCATAACGTCGTTGTGGACGTATAGACCCAGGGTGTGGAAGCCCAAGAACAGAGACACCCAACTCAAGTGAGAGATGATCGCCTCTTTGTGCTCCAGAACTCGACCCAGCACGTTGTCTTTGTTGGCAGCGTGATCGTAATCCCGCACCAAGAAGATTGCACCGTGAGCAAACGCCCCAACCATAATGAAGCCAGCAATGTACTGGTGGTGGGTATAGAGCGCCGCCATGGTGGTGTAGTCCTTCGCCATGAAGGCGTAAGGAGGCAGCGAATACATGTGCTGAGCAACCAGAGAGGTGACTACACCCAAGGAGGCGAGGGCTAGCGCTAGCTGGAAGTGCAGCGAGTTGTTCAGAGTGTCGTACAGACCTTCGTGACCCTTACCCAATGCACCGCCAAAAGGAGTGCCTTCGGGGGGACGGTGAGCCTTCAAGATTTCCTTGATGCTGTGACCAATCCCGAAGTTGGTGCGATACATGTGACCTGCAACGATGAAGATCACAGCGATCGCTAGGTGGTGATGGGCAATGTCCGTCAGCCACAGGGACTCGGTTTGAGGATGAAAACCACCCAGGAAGGTCAGGATTGCCGTGCCTGCCCCTTGAGACGTACCAAATACATGGCTTGCCGTATCAGGGCTTTGAGCATACACACCCCAGTTACCGGTGAAGAAGGGCATCAGCCCTGCCGGGTGAGGAGGCGTAGACAAAAAGTTATCCCAACCCACATGTTGACCCCGAGACTCGGGAATCGCCACGTGAACCAAGTGACCCGTCCAAGCCAAAGAGCTAACCCCAAACAAACCAGCCAAGTGGTGGTTCAAGCGAGATTCAGCATTCTTAAACCAAGACAGGCTCGGGCGGAACTTAGGCTGCAGGTGCAACCAACCAGCAAACAGGAAGACCGCCGCCAAGAGGAGGAGGAACACTGCGCCAGAATAGAGTTCGCCGTTGCTGCGCATCCCAATGGTGTACCACCAGTGATACACACCGGAATAAGCGATGTTAACCGGGCCAGATGCACCTGCTTGGGTGAACGCATCCACCGCAGGC
This sequence is a window from Candidatus Obscuribacterales bacterium. Protein-coding genes within it:
- the psaB gene encoding photosystem I core protein PsaB, which gives rise to MATKFPKFSQDLAQDPTTRRIWYGIATAHDFESHDGMTEENLYQKIFASHFGHLAIIFLWTSGNLFHVAWQGNFEQWIQDPLNVRPIAHAIWDPHFGQPAVDAFTQAGASGPVNIAYSGVYHWWYTIGMRSNGELYSGAVFLLLLAAVFLFAGWLHLQPKFRPSLSWFKNAESRLNHHLAGLFGVSSLAWTGHLVHVAIPESRGQHVGWDNFLSTPPHPAGLMPFFTGNWGVYAQSPDTASHVFGTSQGAGTAILTFLGGFHPQTESLWLTDIAHHHLAIAVIFIVAGHMYRTNFGIGHSIKEILKAHRPPEGTPFGGALGKGHEGLYDTLNNSLHFQLALALASLGVVTSLVAQHMYSLPPYAFMAKDYTTMAALYTHHQYIAGFIMVGAFAHGAIFLVRDYDHAANKDNVLGRVLEHKEAIISHLSWVSLFLGFHTLGLYVHNDVMQAFGTPEKQILIEPVFAQWIQGAHGKALYGFDTLLSNPDSIATTAWPNYGNVWLGGWLDAINSGANSLFLTIGPGDFLVHHAIALGLHTTTLILVKGALDARGSKLMPDKKDFGYSFPCDGPGRGGTCDISAWDSFYLAMFWMLNTIGWVTFYWHWKHLAVWQGNVAQFNDTSVTIMGWLRDYLWLNSSQLINGYNPYGMNNLSVWAWMFLFGHLVWATGFMFLISWRGYWQELIETIVWAHERTPLANLVRWKDKPVALSIVQARLVGLAHFTVGYVLTYAAFLIASTASRFG